A genome region from Mesorhizobium sp. B2-1-8 includes the following:
- the thiP gene encoding thiamine/thiamine pyrophosphate ABC transporter permease, producing the protein MQRASDPRITAGITALAATTLLVGGAFAGLIIEGAHDFSGAWAAFDPYLFRVVRFTLWQAALSTLLSVGPALFVARALSRHPRFPGRAFILRLFAVPLALPAVVAALGILALYGRAGYFAGLFNWVGGRDWPGIYGLSGILVAHVFFNLPLATRLLLEALQTIPSDQWRLASQLGMGARPAFRLIEWPTLRAALPGVAGLVFMLCITSFTIVLTLGGGPAATTLEVGIYQALRFDFDPARAVALTLLQIGLTFIVVLALTRLGANVVGDTNLPVAPRRYLSVNRTEASLNAILIVLASLFVAGPMAATVAAGLGADLGRLAGEATVRQATLTSAVLAFLSALLSVMLSLALTMARRALALNRRSGPRTLLEHATDTGAGFVLVVPPIVIGAGWFLLLRHVGDVFAIAPLMVVTVNAVMAMPFALRAIRPAYDAASERHERLCAQLGISGWARLRLVDWPSLRRPLATAFAFAMALSLGDLGVIALFGSDSVQTLPYLLLARMGSYRTQDAAGLALLLGLVCLALVLAADRLGKGMARDV; encoded by the coding sequence GTGCAACGCGCATCTGATCCCCGCATCACCGCCGGCATCACCGCGCTCGCGGCAACCACACTGCTGGTCGGCGGCGCTTTTGCCGGCCTTATCATCGAAGGCGCCCACGATTTTTCCGGCGCCTGGGCCGCCTTCGATCCTTACCTCTTCCGTGTCGTGCGCTTCACGCTCTGGCAGGCGGCCCTGTCGACGCTGCTCTCGGTCGGGCCCGCCCTGTTCGTGGCGCGGGCGCTGTCGCGGCATCCACGTTTCCCCGGCCGCGCCTTCATCCTGCGGCTCTTCGCCGTGCCGCTGGCTCTGCCGGCGGTCGTCGCGGCGCTCGGCATCCTGGCGCTCTACGGCCGCGCCGGCTATTTCGCCGGTCTGTTCAACTGGGTTGGCGGCCGGGACTGGCCGGGCATCTATGGCCTGTCCGGCATTCTCGTTGCCCATGTCTTCTTCAACCTGCCGCTGGCCACCCGCCTGCTCCTCGAGGCGCTGCAGACCATTCCCTCAGACCAGTGGCGGCTGGCGAGCCAGCTCGGGATGGGAGCGCGGCCGGCATTTCGGCTGATCGAATGGCCGACGCTGCGCGCCGCCTTGCCCGGCGTCGCCGGACTTGTCTTCATGCTCTGCATCACATCCTTCACCATCGTGCTGACGCTTGGCGGCGGGCCGGCCGCGACGACGCTGGAGGTCGGCATCTATCAGGCATTGCGCTTCGATTTCGATCCCGCGCGGGCTGTCGCGCTGACATTGCTGCAGATCGGCTTGACCTTCATCGTGGTGCTGGCGCTGACCCGGCTCGGCGCCAATGTCGTCGGCGACACCAACCTGCCGGTCGCGCCGCGCCGCTATCTCTCGGTCAACAGGACCGAGGCCTCGCTGAACGCTATCCTCATCGTGTTGGCTTCGCTCTTCGTTGCCGGGCCGATGGCGGCGACCGTGGCGGCCGGATTGGGCGCCGATCTCGGCCGGCTGGCCGGCGAGGCCACTGTCCGGCAGGCGACACTGACCAGTGCCGTGCTCGCTTTCCTGTCGGCGCTGCTTTCGGTGATGCTTTCGCTGGCCCTGACCATGGCGCGCCGGGCGCTGGCGCTGAACCGCCGCTCCGGCCCAAGGACACTGCTCGAACATGCCACCGATACCGGCGCCGGCTTTGTGCTGGTCGTGCCGCCGATCGTCATCGGCGCCGGCTGGTTCCTGTTGCTGCGCCATGTCGGCGATGTCTTTGCCATCGCCCCGCTCATGGTCGTCACCGTCAACGCCGTCATGGCGATGCCTTTCGCGTTGCGCGCCATCCGTCCCGCCTATGACGCGGCAAGCGAGCGTCACGAACGGCTCTGCGCGCAGCTCGGCATTTCCGGCTGGGCAAGACTGCGGCTGGTCGACTGGCCGTCGCTGCGGCGGCCGCTCGCCACCGCCTTTGCGTTCGCCATGGCGCTGTCGCTTGGCGATCTCGGCGTCATCGCCCTGTTCGGCAGTGATTCCGTGCAGACCTTGCCCTACCTTCTCCTGGCTCGCATGGGCAGCTACCGCACGCAGGACGCCGCCGGCCTGGCACTGCTACTCGGCCTTGTCTGCCTGGCACTGGTGCTGGCAGCGGACCGGCTGGGAAAGGGGATGGCCCGCGATGTTTGA
- a CDS encoding thiamine diphosphokinase, translated as MSTFTILLGGDLIRTPRLDRQVKGSRVIAADAGIGHARMLGLVPELWVGDFDSVPADLPEGLAAVPRQTFPAEKDKTDGELAIAAALERGATRLVLAGAFGGKRADHAFLHLALGLRLAEAGTAVLLTSGAQEAVPLLLGRAGFDYADGTLFSILGFSELSGLTVTGAKWPLDKVEVAFGSSLTISNEVKGRLDIALSHGRALLLAHPYPLPES; from the coding sequence ATGAGCACATTCACCATCCTGCTTGGCGGCGATCTCATCCGCACGCCCCGGCTCGACCGCCAGGTCAAAGGCTCGCGCGTCATCGCCGCCGACGCCGGCATCGGCCATGCGCGGATGCTGGGCCTTGTCCCGGAACTGTGGGTCGGCGATTTCGATTCCGTGCCGGCCGATCTGCCGGAAGGTCTCGCCGCCGTGCCCCGGCAAACCTTCCCGGCGGAAAAGGACAAGACCGACGGCGAACTGGCGATCGCGGCAGCGCTCGAGCGCGGGGCGACTCGTCTTGTGCTGGCGGGCGCCTTCGGCGGCAAGCGCGCCGATCACGCCTTCCTGCATCTGGCGCTTGGCCTGCGGCTGGCCGAGGCCGGAACAGCTGTGCTTCTGACCAGCGGCGCCCAGGAAGCTGTCCCCTTGCTGCTCGGCAGGGCCGGCTTCGATTATGCCGACGGCACGCTGTTTTCGATACTCGGCTTTTCCGAACTCTCCGGCCTGACCGTAACCGGCGCCAAATGGCCGCTCGACAAGGTCGAGGTGGCTTTCGGTTCGTCGCTGACCATTTCCAACGAGGTCAAGGGCCGCCTCGACATCGCGCTCAGCCATGGCCGCGCACTGCTGCTCGCCCATCCCTATCCATTGCCCGAAAGCTGA
- the thiQ gene encoding thiamine ABC transporter ATP-binding protein, producing MFDRAADGKGVTVRLDKVSFSYGEALFAFDVEFTAAQITAIMGPSGSGKSTLLSLVAGFETPRSGRLLIGGADVGGEPPAVRPVSMVFQENNLFAHLSVEQNVGLGRSPSLRLTDADHADIAEALGRTGLAGKEKRLPRELSGGERQRVALARVLVRDRPVLLLDEPFASLGPALRDDMLDLVASLHAERGMTVLFVTHQPQDARRIGQKVVFLDNGAVAATGTSDDFFAGAGPEAFRRYIGAAAGDALSRDIARKRT from the coding sequence ATGTTTGACAGGGCTGCTGACGGCAAGGGGGTTACGGTGCGGCTGGACAAGGTCTCGTTCAGTTATGGCGAGGCATTGTTCGCCTTCGATGTCGAGTTCACGGCTGCGCAAATCACCGCCATCATGGGGCCGAGCGGTTCGGGAAAGTCGACGCTGCTCAGTCTGGTGGCCGGGTTCGAGACGCCGAGATCCGGGCGCCTGCTGATCGGCGGGGCCGATGTCGGCGGCGAGCCGCCGGCCGTGCGGCCGGTGTCGATGGTGTTCCAGGAGAACAATCTTTTCGCGCATCTTTCCGTCGAGCAGAATGTCGGGCTCGGCCGTTCGCCATCGTTGCGACTGACCGATGCCGACCACGCCGATATCGCGGAGGCGCTTGGGCGCACCGGCCTTGCCGGCAAGGAGAAGCGGCTGCCGCGTGAACTTTCGGGCGGTGAGCGCCAGCGCGTCGCCCTGGCTCGCGTGCTGGTGCGTGACCGCCCGGTGCTGCTGCTCGACGAACCCTTCGCCTCGCTCGGACCCGCGTTGCGCGACGACATGCTCGACCTGGTTGCCAGCCTCCATGCCGAGCGTGGCATGACGGTGCTGTTCGTCACGCACCAGCCGCAGGATGCCCGCCGGATCGGCCAGAAGGTGGTGTTTCTGGACAATGGCGCCGTCGCCGCCACAGGCACCTCCGACGATTTCTTTGCAGGGGCTGGTCCGGAGGCGTTCAGGCGCTACATCGGTGCGGCTGCCGGGGATGCCTTATCACGAGATATTGCCCGGAAGCGGACATAA
- the thiB gene encoding thiamine ABC transporter substrate binding subunit, with protein sequence MRTLLNSLVAAVVVTLSGPALAKDKLTVYTYESFTADWGPGPVVKKEFEAECGCDVEFVSVADGVALLNRVKLEGAATKADIVLGLDTNLTADAKASGLFAPHGTVSDVNVPGGWSDDTFVPFDYGYFAVVYDTEKLKTPPKSLKDLVEGSANDKIVIEDPRTSTPGLGLLLWVKSVYGDKAPEAWAKLKAKVLTVTPGWSEAYGLFTKGEAPMVLSYTTSPAYHMVAENTERYQAASFEEGEYLQIEVAGITTTGAKNPLAAKFMAFMTGPKFQDAIPETNWMFPAGKTDKPLNPAFDKLVKPTKTLLFSPEEVAANRKAWVDEWLAVMSK encoded by the coding sequence ATGCGCACGCTTTTAAATTCTCTCGTCGCAGCCGTGGTAGTGACCCTGTCCGGGCCGGCTTTGGCCAAGGACAAGCTTACCGTTTATACCTATGAGAGCTTCACCGCCGACTGGGGTCCAGGCCCGGTGGTAAAGAAGGAATTCGAGGCCGAATGTGGCTGCGATGTCGAATTCGTCTCGGTCGCCGACGGCGTGGCGCTGCTCAACCGTGTCAAGCTCGAAGGCGCAGCGACCAAGGCCGACATCGTGCTTGGCCTCGACACCAATCTCACCGCCGATGCCAAGGCGTCGGGCCTGTTCGCGCCTCATGGCACGGTGAGCGATGTCAATGTGCCGGGCGGCTGGAGCGACGATACTTTCGTCCCCTTCGACTACGGCTATTTCGCCGTCGTCTATGATACCGAGAAGCTCAAGACGCCGCCGAAAAGCCTGAAGGACCTGGTCGAGGGCAGTGCCAATGACAAGATCGTCATCGAGGACCCGCGCACTTCGACGCCGGGCCTCGGCCTGCTGTTGTGGGTGAAGTCGGTCTATGGCGACAAGGCACCGGAAGCCTGGGCCAAGCTCAAGGCCAAGGTGCTGACCGTGACGCCGGGCTGGAGCGAGGCCTACGGCCTGTTTACCAAGGGCGAGGCGCCGATGGTGCTGTCCTACACCACCTCGCCGGCCTACCACATGGTCGCCGAAAACACCGAGCGCTACCAGGCGGCATCCTTCGAAGAGGGCGAGTACCTGCAGATCGAGGTTGCCGGCATCACCACCACGGGGGCCAAGAACCCGTTGGCGGCCAAGTTCATGGCTTTCATGACCGGGCCGAAATTCCAGGACGCCATCCCGGAGACCAATTGGATGTTCCCGGCCGGCAAGACCGACAAGCCGCTCAACCCCGCCTTCGACAAACTGGTCAAGCCGACCAAGACCTTGCTGTTCAGCCCCGAGGAGGTCGCCGCCAACCGCAAGGCCTGGGTGGACGAATGGCTGGCGGTGATGAGCAAGTAG